One Streptomyces formicae genomic window, GGGCCACGAGCCGCGCCTGTACGCGGGTTCGCGGCGCGGCGTCCCCTACCAGGCGCGCGGCGACAACGCGAAGGGCCCGTACGGGCGGCACAGGCCCGCGGTCCTCACGCCCGAGGTGATAGCCCGCTTCCGCAAGCGCGCGGACAGCGGGGACGCCCCCGACTTCCTGGGGGAGATATGGCCGTTGGTGGCCAAAGAGGTGGAAACGGTCTACTACACCACGCTGCTCACGGAGCACGAAGGCGGACCGACCCGGCTCACCCGCCCCGCCGAACCGTTCCGTGAGCGTTTTCTCGCCACGGACCACCAATCACCCCAAGAGGCCCTGGTCCTCGCGGAGTTCGGGATCGAGGACGCCGACCGCTGGTCCTGGGACCGCCTCTCGCACCCCCACCCCGACCAGGGCTTCACCTCCCCGGAAGCACACCGCGCCTGGCTGCTCACCCTGCTGCGGGAGGACGCCGCACAGGCCGCGCTCGGCAACGCGCAGGGCCCCCTGAAGGCCGCACTGGACGTCCTGAGGGACCTGCGCAACGAACTCAGACTCATCGTCGACCACGGGGGCCTGTCCGGCATCTCGCGCCGCGACCACCTCGACCGCTGGTACACACCGCTGAACGCGTTCCTGTCCATCGGCCCGCCGCGCCGCCGCACGGAAGAGATGACGGCACTGATCGAGGCGGGGGTCCTCGACGTGCTCGGCCCGCGCCTCACCGTGCGCCCGGACGGCGCCGGGTTCCTCGCGCACTCCCCCGACGTACCGGGCTCCGATGTGCGCGTCACCACACTGATCGAGGCCCGGCTGCCCGAGCCCGACCTGCGCCGCACCGCCGACGAACTGCTCGGACGGCTGCTCGACGGCGGCCGGTGCCGCCCCCATGCCGTCGACGGACACGAGACCGGCGGACTCGACGTGACGCCGCGCCCGTATCACCTGAGGGACCGTCAAGGCCGCGCGCACGCACGCCGGTTCGCGTTCGGGGTGCCCACAGAAGGGGTGCACTGGGTGACCGCGGCGGGCGCCAGGCCCGGCGTCGACTCGGTGACGCTGTCGGACGCGGACGCGGTGGCGCGGGCCGCGCTGCGCGCCACAACAGGTCATATCGCGCCACCGCCCGCGGCCCGCGCCGCCGCCCGAGCGGAGCACCCGACTGACCGAATGTTGAACTTGCAAGCACTAATTAGGTTCCCCTAATCTAGGCCCTCCGCTCGGTTCCGTCCCCAAACCGAAGGAGTCCCCACCATGACTGGACGTCTCAACAGCGCCCAGCCCTACGCCCTCGGGCTGTTCCGCATAGTCATCGGCCTGCTCTTCGCCTGCCACGGCGCCTCCACGCTCTTCGGCGTCCTCGGCGGCGCGGACGGCAACGGCGGCACCGTGGACGCGGGCACCTGGCCCGGCTGGTACGCGGCAGTGATCCAGCTCGTCGGCGGCGCCCTGGTCGCTCTCGGCCTCGGCACCCGCGCCGCGGCGTTCATCTCGTCCGGTTCGATGGCCTACGCCTACTTCAAGGTCCACCAGCCGGAGGCCCTGTGGCCCCTGCAGAACGGCGGCGAGCCGTCGGCGATCTTCTGCTGGGCGATGCTCCTGTTCGTCTTCACCGGCTCCGGCGCGTTCGGTATCGACCGGCTCTTCTCGGCGCGTGGCGAGCGCGACGAGGACAAGGCGTCCGACCGGACGCCGGTCGCGGCCTGAGCCTCGACGCACGGAGGAGCCCCCTTTCTCGTACGCACCCGGTACGAGGGAGGGGGCTCCTCCCTGTGCGCGTCACGCCACGTCACACTGCGGGCTGCTCCACGGTCTCCCCGGCCTCCACGGACTCCCCGGGCGGCGACCCGAACGGCACGGTGAAGCACGCCACCCGGTCGCCCGCGCCGCCCGGCTCCCGGTGCAGGACGACGGAGCCCGCGCCGCCCGGCCTGAACCCCCAGAGGTGGTGCGCGCTCGCCGACCCCGAGCCGTCCGCGCCCGCCGTGAAGTCCAGCCACACCTCGTTGTCCGGGTTGGCGTAGGCCGGGTCCTTCGACGGCTGCACCGGGTCCTGCACGTGCTGGTAGTGCCCACCGGCCGCCTCCGGACTCGCGCCGCACGGGTTCTGGTGGACGTGCACGCCGTACGCGTGGCCCGGCGTCATGCCCCGCACCCGCGCGGTCACGGTGGTGCCGCGCTCGTCGACGCGCTGTTCGACGCTGATCCAGGACGCGGCGGGGACGAGCCCCTGCTCGTACGTCACCGCGGGCGAGGGGATGAAGGCCGTGGGCGGCGCGAACCTGGCCTCCGCCCGCATCCAGTACTGGTCGGCCACCGCGGCGACGGCCACGCTGCTGGACAGCTCGCCGTCCGTTCCGCCGTCCGCGCCGTCGGGCACGCCGCCGCCCGCGGCCAGCACCGCCGCCGCCACCGCACCGGCCACCATCCCTGCCACCATCGCCCGCTCCTGTCATCGCCGGTCCCTGCAACGTTCGTACGGGACATGAGGGCGGTACGCCGCATCGGGGGTGGCAGCCGGGTGAACGTGACGTGGCGAACATCTGAGCCCCCAGCGGATCTACGACCGGGCGCGCGGCGTACGCTGTACAGCTGTCACCAGGCCGCCCACGCCGCTCCCCGCGACACAGCGGCAACGCGCTGCCGAACGGGGAGTCACGGGGAGTTGTGGTGCTTGAGAGTGTGGGGGCGCTGACCGGCAGCCCATGGATCTACGCCGTCGTGGCGGTTTCCGTCCTTTTCGACGTGTTCGTACCGGTCCTGCCGAGCGGCATGCTCGTCATCATGGCGGCCACCGCGGCGACCGCCGCCGGAACCGCGGGCGTCCCGCACGGCGTGCCCGACATCCTGCTCCTGACGCTCTGCGCGGCCACCGCCTCGGTCCTCGGCGACCTGGCGGCCTTCCGCGTCGCCTGGCGCGGCGGCGCACGCCTCGACCGCGCCATCGCCCGCTCCCGCCGCCTGACCAGCGCGCAGGAGCGGCTCGGCACGGCGCTCGCGCGGGGCGGCGGCGTCCTCGTGGTCATCGCGCGCTTCGCCCCGGCGGGCCGCTCGATCGTCTCCCTCGGCGCGGGCGCGGCCCACCGCAAGGTGCGCGAGTTCCTGCCGTGGTCGGTGCTCGCGGGCATCGCCTGGGCCGGGTACAGCGTCGCCCTCGGCTACTTCGGCGGCCAGTGGCTCGGCGCGACCTGGCTGGCCACGGGCGTCTCCCTGCTCGCGCTCTTCGCGGCGGGCGCGGGCGCGGCCTTCCTGGTCCGCCGCCCCCGCCCGTCGACGAGCTGACCTCCTGAGCCGACCGGCGGTCGCCCCCTAAGAGGCGCGTGCGGCCGCCCCTAAGAGGTGCGTGCGGCCGCCCCTAAGAGGTGCGTGCGGCCGCCCCACGCACCTCGATCCCGCCGAGCAACTCGGCGGTCGCCTCGGCGACGGCATCGACCGCACGGTCGAAGACCTCGCGGTTGTGCGCGGCGGGCGCACGGAACCCGGACACCTTCCGCACGTACTGAAGCGCGGCGGCCCGGATCTCCTCCTCGGTGGCGTCCTCGGGGATGGCGGGCGGACGGAGCGTCTTGATGCTTCGGCACATGCTTCCAGCTTGCCACCGCGCGGGGCGGGACGGCGGGGGTTCGCAGGGGCACCTGGCAAGCACCGCTCCACGACGGTTGGCGGCCGTCAGCCGACAGCCCGGCTCTCGGCGGCCTAGCGTCCCGGTGTCCCGCCGCCCGGCCCGTGCCCCGGCGCGAGAACCGGCGGGAAGGCAGGTTCGTCCGCGCCGGGAGCGGGATCGTCCGGCGGATCAGGGAAGTCGGCGAGGGCCAGCGGCACCTCGGCATCGCAGCTCGCGGCACCGCACTCACAGGCGAGGAGCCGGACCGTGCCCGCGAGGTCCCCGACCGTCCAGGGGCGGGCGAAGTACGCCGCGTGCTGGCGGACGACCGCGCGGTTGGCGTACCGAAGCAGCCGCGCCCGTTCCACCGCGCTCCCGGCCAGCGGCCCCACCGCCAGCGCGTCGGCGAAGAGCTTCTCGACCTCGGCGAAGGTGTCCGCCACGCTCCGCGTCCCGTCGACCACGAGCGTCCGGGCACCGGCCCGCGCCACCTCGGCCTCGATCTCCTCCAGCAGCAGCCGGTACAGCGCCGACACCCCCGCCCCGATGCCGCGTTCGGCGAGCCGGGCGCGCTGCACCTGCGGCGTCGGCATCAGCCACACCGAGTGGTCGCCCGCCCCCGCGACCCCGGGGGTGACGGGCGTGCCCTCGGCGACGGTCAGCGGCGCGCGGGGCAGCGCGCGCAGATCCTCGGTGATCATCGGACCGCGCTCGTGGTGCAGGGACATCGCGAGCAGCTCGTCCGGCGGCCGCGACCAGCGCTCGTCGGGCGGGAGCCGCTCCCACCGCGCGGCCGCCGCGTGCCCCGCGGCGAGCGCCCGGTCGCGGTGCTCCCAGGTGTGGACGTCGGCGCTGTAGCGGCGCAGCCCGTACCGCCGGGCGAGCAGCCGGGCCATCGTCGTCTTGCCCGCCCCCGGGGGCCCACCGATCCACACCACGGACCCCACCACGGCACCCGCCACGGACCCCTCCACCGGCGCTCAGCCCTTCCGCATACGTCCCGATCCACCCTGTTACGTCGTACGTCCGGTCAGTGAAGCATTCCGGACAGCCCAGGACTCGCCCCTCGTATCACTCGCCCATGAAATTCGAACAGGAGTAGCATTACCGCGTGCCTCCAACCCCTTCCCATGAATTCCCGAGCGACCTCCTCGCCGGCCAGGAGGAACTGCATCAGGTCCGCTCCGAGCTCCTGGCCCTGCTCAAGCGGCTCCCCTGGTCCGTCGAGCCGCTCGACGGCTTCAGCGACACCGGCGGCTGGCGCAAGGTGGAGCGGCCCGCGTCCCCCGGCTGGACCCCGGACGAACAGGCCGAGGTCGAGAAACTGCGCGCGCGGGAGCGGGAGTTGGCGGTCTTCGTGAGCTGCCACCGCTTCTGGGAACAGGTCTCGGGGCCCGAAGCGGTGCACGCGAGGGCCCGCCTCAAGCACGCCCACGAGACGACGGACGGCTCGCTGCCCGCAAGCCATTGACAGCCGCAGGCGGCGGGCGTTGACTCCTTCTCCTACGGATCGGGCCCGCTCTCCTGAACCGTCAGGACGCCGCGCCGCGGGCCCGACACATCCCGCCCCCGTGAATCAGGGGGCCACCCCTGCGAGCCGCGGAGGTGCAGCCATGAACGTACTCATCGTCATCGCGATCCTGGCCCTCATCGGCCTGGGGTTCAACCAACCGCTGCTGTGGCTGGCCGCAGCGGCACTCCTCTTCTATCTGGTGCGCTTCTACGAAGGCGGTGGAAGCGGCAGGAGCAGCTCCGGCGCGAGTGGCTCGGGCGGTTCGAGCGGCGCGGGCGGCGGTTCGGGCGGCGCCGGAGGGATGGGTGGAGGCGGCGGGGGCGGAGGTGGCGGGGGCTACCCCAAGACCTACCGCGACTACCGCATCCGCAAGGAACGCCAGGAGCGCTGGGACCGCAGGTACCGCAGGACCCACCCCGGTTCCGGCCGCTGACACCGCGCCAGGGCGCGACGGCCGTCCCGCGCGCCCGCCGATGGGCCGTCCGCTCCGTGCCGTCGGCCCCGTGCCGCCCGTCCCGTGACGGGCGGCACAGCCGCGTGCGGCGCCCCTTACCGGCGGACCGGCCGGTACGACTACTCACCGATCCGGGTGACACCAGGCTTACCCGCGAGAACGGCGGGGATTGAGGTCATGCCCGGCGCGATGATCGCGCCGGTTCTGACCGCACCTGGGGAGCCATCCGCATGCGCCTGAGAGCCGCCGCGACCACCGCTGTCTTCGCCGCTTTGCTGACCGCCTTCGCCCCGTCCGCCACCGCGGAGCCGACCGCTCCGCACCTCGCCACGCCCCCGGGCCGGGTCTGCTTCTGGAGCCAGCCGGGCATGATGGGCCAGTCCTGGTGCTACGGCCCGCCCGGCTACGCCGAGGCCGAGAACGGCACGCAGCGCAGCGCCTACTCCTTCGAGTCCCGCTACAACGGCACTGTCTACGCCATCAGTTACGGAGCGGGCAGCAGCTGCGTCTACCGCGAGATCCGCGCGGACGACTACGACGAGAACTGGACGGCCTGGGCCACCAAACTGGACGGCGTGAGCCACGAGACGATGGGCTGCGAGCCGGGCTGACCTCCACCGTGCACACCACCACCGTCCGGCCCCGCGCCGCGGTCCTCCTCCTCGCCCTGTGCGCTCTGCTGCTCGTCGGCGGCTGCGCCCGGGTCCCCTCGGCCACTCCGCGCGTACTGCCGCCCGACGACGTCATCAGGGCCGCCCAACAGCGGCTCACCGACCGCTGTCTGACGCACCAGGGCCTCACCCCGCCCCGCGCGGGGCAGCGGCCGGGGACCACCCGGGCGGCGATGAGGCGGGACGAGCGCGTCTCGGACGCCCTCTTCGGCGCGGGCCGCACGGAGCTGTCCCACACCCTGCCCACCGGCTACTCCGTGCGCGCCCACACCGACGGCTGCCTGGCCGCCGCCCAGCAGACGCTCTACGGAGACCAGCGGCGCTGGTTCCACGTCTCGACCGTCGTCAACAACCTCAAGCCGGAGGCGGCCCACCGCCACCGCGACCTCGCATCGGTCCGCGCCCTGCACCGCACCGAACTGGCCGACTGGCGGCGGCTTCGCGCCCACGCCCTGGCCCGCTCGAAGTCGGTGCTCCGCGCGTCCCCGAACGTCCCGAGCCCACACGGCGACGGCTGATCCCCCGCCCTCCGGTCGCCGACCACGGCAGACCACCACCGACCATCTCCAGGAGACCCCCACACATGATCACCAAGCCCACGGCCGTCCTGGCCGCCACGCTCCTCGCCATCGGCACCGCGCTCGCCGCGTCGGGCACGTCCCAGGCCGCCTCCTGCCCGAGCGGCCAGTTCTGCGCCTGGACCGACGCGGACTTCGGCGGCCAGCGCACCAACTGGTCGGGCGACGACCACGACTGGGAGGACCCGATCCAGGACCAGGACTCCTCCTGGGCCAACCACGGCATCTCGGGCCCCGGCATCAAGGACCACGTCCAGGTCTACGAGAACCCGGGCCTGATCGGCTTCGGCACGGTCTGCCTCGGCCCCGGCCAGGAGATCAACTCCAACAGCTGGGGCAACGACAGCGGCGACTCCCACACGTGGAAGATGGAGTGCTGACGCTCCGGGCGACCCACGGTTCCGCACGGTCCCGCCGCTGACGGGAAGCACGAACCCGAGGCCCCCGGCCCGACCTCCCGGGGGCCTCAGCCCGTCGTCCCGCCCTGCGCCCCGGCCCGTACCGCCGAAATGTCGAACTGCAGGCGGACCTTCTCGCTCACCATGGTGCCGCCCGCCTTGAGGCGCTGGTTGTAGACGAGGCCCCACTCGGTGCGGTCGATGGTGGTGGTGCCGTCGAACCCGACGCGCTCGAAGCCGAAGGGGTCGAGCACCGAGCCGAGGTAGTCGAGCTGCAGCTCGACGGGCCTGGTGACGTCGCGGATGGTCAGGTCCCCCGTCATACGGAAACTCTCCCCGCCCTCGTGCCGCGTGGAGGTGCTCCGGAACGCCATCTCCGGGAAGCGCCGCGCGTCGAAGAAGTCGGTCCCCACGAGATGCGCGTCCCGCTGCTCCACTCCCGTGTCGACGCTGCCGACGCGTATGACGAGTTCGGCCCGCGAGGCGGCGGGGTTGCCGCCGTCGAAGGACAACGCGCTGTCGTAGTCGGCGAAGGCGCCCCGCACGGTGGTGACCATCGCGTGTCGCACGGAGAACCCGATGCGGCTGTGCGGACGGTCGATGGTCCACTGCCCGTCGAGCGCCCGAAGCGCCGGATCGAGCGCGACACCCGCGCCCCCGGCCTGCGCGAGAGACGCACCGGCCCCGCCGCCCGAGCCCGGCTCGACGGTGTCGGTCTGACGACGGCTGAAGATACCCATGAGACCGTGCCCTCCTTCGGAATTGATTACTCCGTGTTATCACGACCTCCGAAGGCGCCCCCTTGCGAGATGGGCGGCCTCGTCCGGCTTCCATGGCGCCGACGGCAAAGATGCACAGGATCGACATGATGTGGAGGCACGGCCGCACGTTCCGGCAGCGCCCACCGATGACCGCCGACTTCCATCACGCAGAGTCATCACGCGGACGACTCCCCGGATCGACTTGGGCACGCCGAGTGGATCATGAGGTGATTGTGTGACCGAGTCCTCCCCTCACCTCGGTCACCCGCCCCCTGTCCCTAGGCTCCTGTCTGATCAAGAGCGCCCGAGGGCGCCCAACCCATGACCGAACGGGGTTAGTTCGTGAAGAAGTTCGCTTCGCTGCTGAGTGTGGTGGCGATGACGGGGGCAACGTTCGCAGCCGGAACCGTCGCGGCAGGTGCCGCGACGCCCGAGGCGGCGCCTACGGCGGTCTCCTCCGGGTCGTGCCCCGGCAAGGGCATGACGGTCAAGGCGAAGGAGAGCGTGAAGATCCGCAAGACCAAGAAGCTCAACGGCACGGCGGTCGGCCTCTTCCCCAAGGGCGCGAAGGCCAAGTTCACCGCGTGCACGGTCTCCAGCGGCCAGACCTACCGCAACCTCTGCGGCTGGGACGAGGACAACCGCTGGTCCCCCATCGCCTACCGGGGCATGAAGGGCTGGGTCCCCACGGCCTGCGAGATCTGAGCCACTCGGCCGTCCCCCTCTCGCCTTCGGGCGGGAGGGGGACTTCCTGTTCGCGGCTCCTGCTCCGTTCAGGACTTCGTGCGACCCTGTCGACACCTTGCCGAAGTCCCGGAGAAGGACCTCGTCGAAGTCCCGAGAAGGAGCAGAGCACATGAGCGAGCCCGTCGACCCGTACGAACTGCGCGCCCGCCAACTCCGCATCCTGGCCGGCCTCCACCGCAAACGGGCCGCCGAGCTCGAAAGGACGGCGGAGGCGGGACTCGCGGCCCGGTCGATGCGCAAGCTGACGGAGGCCCTGACCGCGGCAGAGGTCCGCGACATCGCCGAACACCCCGACCTGGCGGAGCTCAACGCACAGCTGGACGGCTTCTACGGCGAGGACCCGGCGCCCCCGGACCCCGCGTGAACGACGCGACGAAGCCCCGTACCTTGCTCGGTACGGGGCTCCGTCGCTGTTCAGACCCGGTGGGCGCGGACGGTTTCGAACCGCCGACATCCTCCTTGTAAGGGAGGCGCTCTACCCCTGAGCTACGCGCCCGGGACGAATCGACAGCCTACCTTGCCGATGGCGGTGCCTCGCAAACCCGTTGTTCCCGCGCTCCGCTCCGGGGGGTTAACCCCACCACGCACCCGGTGGCAGTCCGGATTCTCCCGGTGTGGGGCGGCCCGTAGAGTCTCGCGGAGAAGTCAAGATCATCCTCAGGGGGACCCCATGTCCGTCCGTACCCGGCGTCCACGCGTCGTCCGCACCCTTGCCGCCGCCACCGGAACCGCCGCGCTCGTGGCGCTCGTCGGGGCGTGCGGGGCCGACGCGGCGGATGACAGCGAGCCGGAGCACCGGACGTTCGCGCTGCCCGGCAAGACGCTGACCGTCGAGTCCGGCAACTCCGCACTCGAACTGGTCCCGGCGGGCAGCGGCGGCAAGGACCTGAAGGTGACCCGGTGGTTCGACGGGCGGTCCGTGCTCGGCGGCGACACCAAGGTGACGTGGGAGATGGCCGGGGACCGGCTCAAGCTGGGCATGACGTGCTCCGGCGTCATCGTCAACTGCTCGGCCAAGCACCGCGTCGAGGTGCCCCGCGGGGTCGCCGTGACCGTCGAGAACAAGGACGGTCAGGTCACCGCCAACGGATTCCACGAGGCCCTGAAGGTGGACACGAAGGACGGCTCCGTCAGCGTCAAGGGCTCCCGGGGGCCGCTCAGCCTGCGCAGCTCCGACGGCTCCATCACCGTCGAGGACTCCGTCGGCCCCCTCGACCTGGGCAGCTCCGACGGCTCGATCACCGCGCGCGGCGTCACGTCGCGCCAGGTGGCCGTCAGCTCCAAGGACGGTTCCGTCTCGCTGGAGCTGGCCGACGTGCCCGACCGCGTCGACGCCCGCAGCAAGGACGGCTCCGTCGACATCGCGGTCCCGAGCGGGAAGAGCAAGAAGAACGGGGGCAAGGTCGCCTACGACGTACGGACCGAGACCTCCGACGGAGCCGTCGACGTATCCGTGCCGCGCGACGACAACAGCCCGCACCGGGTGTCCGTCCACAGCACCGACGGCAAAGTCACCGTGCGCACCGCGAACTAACCGACCCGTGCGTTCGTCTAACCGGTGGGAGAATGTGACACCGGGCAGGGCGGATGACAGCACGGGAGAGGGATAGTGACGGCGACACCTTCGCAGCCGTACACACCGGACGGAGGGCGCGCGGGGACCGGGACCGGCTCGGTACGCGTGCCTCGTCACGCAGGGACTGACTCGGTACGCGTGCCTCGTCACGCCGGGACCGGATCGGTACACGTGCCCAGTCACGTACGCCTGCCTCACGCGAGGACGCGCCCCGGCGGGCCGCTGCGCGACGTCCTCGCCCTCGTCCTGCTCCCCCTGCCCCTCCTCGCCGCCACCCTTCCCGCCGCCTTCGCGGGCGGCGGCACGCGCCGGTGGTTCGGCGGCCGGGGCGAGAGCGTGCGCGCCGAGGCGCAGGCCGCGAAGGACGCCGCTGCCGCCGCCTTCTACGAGCTGGACACCGCCCAGCGCGACCTGCGCATCTCCGTCGAGACGATCGTCGCCGTCGACTCCTCGCCCGCCGCGCAGCGCGCCGTGTCGGACTTCGAGGCCGTCGGACGGCGCATCGACGAGGTCAGCCACCAGTACATCAGCGCCGTGGACGCCCACGACCTGGACAGGGACGACCTGGACACCTCGGTCGCCGCCCAGGCGAGGACCGAGCTCACCCGGGCCAAGGACGAGCTGGGCAAGGTCAAGCAGGACCTGGAGCGCTTCCAGCAGGGCCTCGGCCCGCTGCTCGACAAGGCGGAGACGCAGCTCGCCCGGCTCGCCCCCGCGATCGAGCGGGCCCGCCAGACCCTGCTCGCCGCGAGCAACGCCCTTGACGCCGTGCGCGGTGCGGGGCTGAAGGCCGACGACCTCGCCGCCCGGCTCGCCGCGCTCGGCCCCGAGCTGACCAAGCTCAACCAGGGGGCGGGGCAGCACGGCGTAGCGGAGACGCTTCAGCGCGCCGACCGCGTGCTGCGCGACGCGGAGGCCGTGCGGGCCGAGGCCGAGCGGCTGCCGGAGCGCGCCGCCGAGATCGACCGGCGCCTCGTGTCGCTGCGGACGCGCGCGCAGGCCCTGACCACCCGCAGCGGCCAGGTCGAGCCGGTGCTCAGCGAGCTCAGACGCCGTTTCTCCGTCGCCTGCTGGCAGGACCTCCAGCAGGTCCCCGAGCAGGCCGGGGAGAACGTGCGACAGGCCGAGGCCAAGCTCAAGGAGGCCAGGCAGGCCCGCGAGGAGCAGCGCTGGCCCGACGCCACCTCGCTGCTCTCCACGGTGCGGGCGCTGCTCAACTCGACGGACGAGGCGGTCTCGGCGGCCGGGGACCGGCTGCGGCGGCTGAACGCCGTCTCGAAGGACCCCCAGCAGGAGATAGAGCGCACCCGCTTCGCCATCAGGGACGCGCAGCGCCTCGCGATGGCGGGCCGCCAGACGCCCGAGCCGCGCCACGCGCGCCCGCTGGACGACTCCGTGGCGCGCCTGGACCGCGCGGTGGCCTCCCTGGAGGGCCGCCACCCCGACTACTGGCACTTCCTGACCGAGACCGAGGCGGTCCGCTCGACGGTGGCGCGCGTGGTCGCGCAGATCCGGGAGGAGCGGGGGCAGGGGGCCTGACATCGAGGCCAGAGGGCCTGGCAGCCGAGGCCAGAGGGCCTGACATTCGAGGTCAGGGGGCCTGAAAGCCGAGGTCAGGGGGCCTGACATCGCGGGATGCGGCCGCTGCGTTTGGCGGTCGTCGGCCCACGGGCGGATCCTGGAGTCACGCACGGCCGCGCCGTAGTACGCCAGCCAGTCGGTACGACGAGCACGGCCTCCGCGCGCACCAAGGAGGCGGACATGGCCACGCATGTGCTCCACTCCAAGCCCAAGGGCCACAGGCGCCGCATCATCCTCGACGAGGACCTGCCCGTCGACCACCGGCTGAGCAAGGTCTACCGCGTCGGCGCGGGCCTGATGGGGCTCGTCCTGCTCGCCTTCGGCGTCCTCGGCCTCATCGACAGGATCGGCTTCTTCGACACCCGCGGCGACACCGTCGCGGGGCTCAACACCAACGGCGCGCTGAGCATCCTGTCCATCGCCGTCGGTCTGCTGCTCTTCGTCGGCATGGTGATCGGCGGCAACACCGCGTCGACGCTGAACATGACGCTCGGCGTCCTGTTCCTGCTCAGCGGCTTCGTCAATCTCGCCCTGCTCGACACCCGCTACAACTTCCTGGCGTTCCGGATCCAGAACGTCCTGTTCAGCTTCGTGGTGGGCGTGCTGCTCATGACCTTCGGGATGTACGGCCGGGTCAGCGGCGGGCTGCCGCACGACAACCCGTACTGGAGGGCCCGCCACCCGGATCGGACCAGCTGAAACGGCTGTGCGAATCTGGGGACATGC contains:
- a CDS encoding FAD/NAD(P)-binding protein → MALVGAGPRGTSVLERICASAPELLAGTRLTVHVVDPSPPGPGRVWRTAQPPELLMNTVASQVTLFTDESVDCSGPIRPGPSLYEWAADGHAPGLGPDDYPTRACYGRYLEWVFAETVRHAPDSVHVRVHAARAVRLDESTEEGPQTLTLDNGLQLSGLSAVVLAQGHLPTRADRADRAQQHLAEHAARHGLRHFPPANPADLDLSSIAPGEPVLLRGLGLNFFDHMALLTEARGGRYLRDAAGGLRYEPSGHEPRLYAGSRRGVPYQARGDNAKGPYGRHRPAVLTPEVIARFRKRADSGDAPDFLGEIWPLVAKEVETVYYTTLLTEHEGGPTRLTRPAEPFRERFLATDHQSPQEALVLAEFGIEDADRWSWDRLSHPHPDQGFTSPEAHRAWLLTLLREDAAQAALGNAQGPLKAALDVLRDLRNELRLIVDHGGLSGISRRDHLDRWYTPLNAFLSIGPPRRRTEEMTALIEAGVLDVLGPRLTVRPDGAGFLAHSPDVPGSDVRVTTLIEARLPEPDLRRTADELLGRLLDGGRCRPHAVDGHETGGLDVTPRPYHLRDRQGRAHARRFAFGVPTEGVHWVTAAGARPGVDSVTLSDADAVARAALRATTGHIAPPPAARAAARAEHPTDRMLNLQALIRFP
- a CDS encoding DoxX family protein; the protein is MTGRLNSAQPYALGLFRIVIGLLFACHGASTLFGVLGGADGNGGTVDAGTWPGWYAAVIQLVGGALVALGLGTRAAAFISSGSMAYAYFKVHQPEALWPLQNGGEPSAIFCWAMLLFVFTGSGAFGIDRLFSARGERDEDKASDRTPVAA
- a CDS encoding superoxide dismutase family protein, which encodes MVAGMVAGAVAAAVLAAGGGVPDGADGGTDGELSSSVAVAAVADQYWMRAEARFAPPTAFIPSPAVTYEQGLVPAASWISVEQRVDERGTTVTARVRGMTPGHAYGVHVHQNPCGASPEAAGGHYQHVQDPVQPSKDPAYANPDNEVWLDFTAGADGSGSASAHHLWGFRPGGAGSVVLHREPGGAGDRVACFTVPFGSPPGESVEAGETVEQPAV
- a CDS encoding DedA family protein, whose amino-acid sequence is MLESVGALTGSPWIYAVVAVSVLFDVFVPVLPSGMLVIMAATAATAAGTAGVPHGVPDILLLTLCAATASVLGDLAAFRVAWRGGARLDRAIARSRRLTSAQERLGTALARGGGVLVVIARFAPAGRSIVSLGAGAAHRKVREFLPWSVLAGIAWAGYSVALGYFGGQWLGATWLATGVSLLALFAAGAGAAFLVRRPRPSTS
- a CDS encoding DUF2277 domain-containing protein, whose amino-acid sequence is MCRSIKTLRPPAIPEDATEEEIRAAALQYVRKVSGFRAPAAHNREVFDRAVDAVAEATAELLGGIEVRGAAARTS
- a CDS encoding peptidase inhibitor family I36 protein, producing the protein MITKPTAVLAATLLAIGTALAASGTSQAASCPSGQFCAWTDADFGGQRTNWSGDDHDWEDPIQDQDSSWANHGISGPGIKDHVQVYENPGLIGFGTVCLGPGQEINSNSWGNDSGDSHTWKMEC
- a CDS encoding YceI family protein, translating into MGIFSRRQTDTVEPGSGGGAGASLAQAGGAGVALDPALRALDGQWTIDRPHSRIGFSVRHAMVTTVRGAFADYDSALSFDGGNPAASRAELVIRVGSVDTGVEQRDAHLVGTDFFDARRFPEMAFRSTSTRHEGGESFRMTGDLTIRDVTRPVELQLDYLGSVLDPFGFERVGFDGTTTIDRTEWGLVYNQRLKAGGTMVSEKVRLQFDISAVRAGAQGGTTG
- a CDS encoding DUF4097 family beta strand repeat-containing protein, with protein sequence MSVRTRRPRVVRTLAAATGTAALVALVGACGADAADDSEPEHRTFALPGKTLTVESGNSALELVPAGSGGKDLKVTRWFDGRSVLGGDTKVTWEMAGDRLKLGMTCSGVIVNCSAKHRVEVPRGVAVTVENKDGQVTANGFHEALKVDTKDGSVSVKGSRGPLSLRSSDGSITVEDSVGPLDLGSSDGSITARGVTSRQVAVSSKDGSVSLELADVPDRVDARSKDGSVDIAVPSGKSKKNGGKVAYDVRTETSDGAVDVSVPRDDNSPHRVSVHSTDGKVTVRTAN
- a CDS encoding DUF4383 domain-containing protein yields the protein MATHVLHSKPKGHRRRIILDEDLPVDHRLSKVYRVGAGLMGLVLLAFGVLGLIDRIGFFDTRGDTVAGLNTNGALSILSIAVGLLLFVGMVIGGNTASTLNMTLGVLFLLSGFVNLALLDTRYNFLAFRIQNVLFSFVVGVLLMTFGMYGRVSGGLPHDNPYWRARHPDRTS